In Micromonospora sp. WMMA1363, a genomic segment contains:
- a CDS encoding LysR substrate-binding domain-containing protein codes for MRLTEAGRVLAEHAERILIQLDTAERAVAAVADGSGGRLRVAAFATACTIVVPALAAFRRRHTGVDLSFTEMEPEEALPAVRDGHIDLAVTHHYAHVPPSDMRGLHQTGLHDEPLLLAAPPKRAPAVNQKIDLRQFADVAWVSTRPSTGFQAVTELAGQTAGFLPTIAFRADSYHLLLALVGAGLGVALVPAIAAIPTPGVNYHNIAHPPGLHRRICAVTRSADPFPAAAALIQNLTRQLRQRR; via the coding sequence GTGAGGCTGACGGAAGCAGGTCGCGTACTCGCTGAGCACGCCGAGCGGATACTGATACAACTCGACACCGCGGAGCGGGCCGTTGCCGCTGTTGCCGACGGCTCCGGCGGACGCCTGCGCGTGGCGGCCTTCGCGACCGCATGCACCATCGTCGTCCCGGCTCTGGCCGCTTTTCGCCGCCGTCATACCGGCGTCGACCTATCCTTCACCGAGATGGAACCGGAAGAAGCCCTGCCCGCGGTGCGAGACGGCCACATCGACCTCGCTGTCACACACCACTACGCTCACGTCCCGCCGTCAGATATGCGGGGACTGCACCAAACCGGCCTGCACGATGAGCCGCTGCTGCTTGCCGCGCCACCAAAGCGTGCTCCCGCCGTGAACCAGAAGATTGACTTGCGCCAGTTTGCTGACGTGGCCTGGGTCTCCACCCGCCCCTCAACGGGTTTCCAGGCAGTTACCGAACTTGCCGGGCAAACCGCAGGATTTCTACCGACGATCGCATTCCGCGCCGACAGCTACCACCTTCTGTTGGCCCTCGTGGGTGCCGGACTCGGCGTCGCCCTCGTACCCGCGATCGCCGCCATACCCACCCCGGGCGTCAACTACCACAACATCGCCCACCCGCCAGGGCTCCATCGGCGCATCTGCGCTGTCACACGTTCAGCGGACCCGTTTCCAGCCGCTGCCGCGCTGATCCAGAACCTGACCCGGCAACTACGGCAGCGGCGGTAG
- a CDS encoding pyridoxal-phosphate dependent enzyme, with product MLRHALLSLWLCLPAGQTGGNPMEEAALASIERVVPEPSVADLLQAAAAVRSYLDPTPLVATTADNGALLKLECWQPTGSFKVRGAIAALAALPEHARRAGVVAASAGNHGLGIAYAAMRSGIAATVVVPATASPAKVDALRRFGANLVRHGDDYDAAEVYALDLAARGATYVSAYNDTHVIAGQASIGYELNEQIDEPLTVVTPVGGGGLAAGLTLWAAGHSNVRVVGVEAEASRAVSAAAAVGQTVTVPVGATLADGLAGNIEPGSITPVVLASHDTAMIAVSEAEIRHAMRFLAGQHGLVVEGSGAVAVAALLLRKIEVVGRAVALVTGRNIALPTFADAVGGDLA from the coding sequence ATGCTCAGGCATGCATTGCTGAGCTTGTGGTTATGCTTGCCTGCTGGTCAGACTGGCGGTAACCCTATGGAAGAGGCAGCTTTGGCGAGCATCGAGCGTGTCGTCCCCGAGCCGAGCGTCGCGGATCTACTCCAGGCCGCTGCGGCCGTGCGTTCCTATCTCGATCCCACCCCGCTGGTGGCCACGACCGCTGACAACGGTGCGCTGCTGAAGCTGGAGTGCTGGCAACCGACTGGCTCGTTCAAGGTGCGCGGTGCGATCGCGGCGCTGGCGGCGTTGCCCGAGCATGCCCGGAGGGCAGGCGTCGTAGCCGCCTCGGCCGGCAATCACGGGCTGGGCATTGCGTATGCCGCAATGCGGTCCGGCATTGCGGCGACGGTCGTCGTTCCGGCGACGGCATCCCCGGCGAAGGTCGACGCGCTGCGTAGGTTCGGCGCCAACCTGGTGCGGCACGGCGACGACTACGACGCCGCGGAGGTGTACGCCCTCGATCTCGCAGCCCGTGGGGCGACGTACGTGTCCGCCTACAACGACACGCATGTCATCGCCGGGCAGGCCAGCATCGGCTACGAACTGAACGAGCAGATCGACGAACCGCTGACCGTTGTCACCCCGGTCGGCGGGGGCGGGCTCGCCGCCGGGCTCACCCTCTGGGCAGCCGGCCACTCGAACGTGCGCGTGGTAGGAGTGGAGGCCGAGGCATCACGTGCCGTGTCGGCAGCAGCTGCCGTCGGCCAGACGGTCACCGTACCGGTCGGCGCGACGCTCGCCGATGGGCTCGCCGGTAACATCGAGCCCGGCAGTATCACCCCTGTGGTCCTTGCCTCACACGACACAGCCATGATCGCGGTATCCGAAGCAGAGATTCGGCACGCCATGCGGTTTCTTGCCGGCCAGCACGGCCTTGTCGTCGAGGGGTCGGGCGCCGTCGCCGTCGCAGCCCTGCTCTTGCGCAAGATCGAGGTCGTTGGCCGGGCTGTCGCTCTGGTCACCGGGCGCAACATCGCGCTGCCCACCTTCGCCGACGCCGTCGGCGGGGACCTGGCGTGA
- a CDS encoding ornithine cyclodeaminase family protein translates to MPTSSGIVTVFDATTGQPALVLLDDGYLTDLRTAATGALANGALARKDITAVTMIGTGGQARHQLTALLEVRQPRRLVIYGHTAAHAAALAAWAHRLYPWEIIIADTIPDSLSGADLVITVTPSDTPLIHTDWLPEGVHVTAVGADGPHKRELHRTVLTRANRIAVDDLAQARSFGELKDLSDDAAAALPVVTLGALLSGDAPGRGSDTDITIADLTGLGAQDAALAGYIARHALS, encoded by the coding sequence ATGCCCACGAGCAGCGGAATCGTCACAGTGTTCGATGCGACCACCGGGCAGCCCGCGCTAGTTCTTCTCGATGACGGCTACCTGACCGACCTGCGTACCGCCGCCACCGGAGCGCTCGCCAACGGTGCCCTAGCCCGCAAGGACATCACGGCCGTCACCATGATCGGCACCGGCGGCCAGGCACGTCACCAACTCACCGCCCTGCTCGAAGTCCGCCAGCCTCGCCGCCTGGTGATCTACGGACACACCGCTGCCCACGCCGCTGCCCTTGCAGCCTGGGCGCACCGACTGTATCCGTGGGAGATCATCATCGCCGACACCATCCCTGACTCGCTGTCCGGCGCAGACCTGGTCATCACTGTTACACCGTCGGACACCCCACTCATCCACACGGACTGGCTGCCCGAGGGCGTACACGTTACCGCCGTCGGTGCCGACGGCCCGCACAAACGCGAGCTGCATCGCACCGTGCTGACCCGCGCGAACCGCATCGCCGTCGACGACCTAGCGCAAGCCCGAAGCTTCGGCGAACTCAAAGACCTCAGTGATGACGCCGCGGCCGCCCTGCCCGTCGTCACCCTCGGCGCGCTCCTGAGCGGCGACGCTCCGGGACGCGGTAGCGACACCGACATCACCATCGCCGACCTCACCGGCCTTGGCGCCCAGGACGCGGCTCTCGCCGGCTACATCGCTCGCCATGCGCTCAGCTGA
- a CDS encoding MBL fold metallo-hydrolase produces MRVEPDDVTSDWTRPGVFEVAAGVYRIPLPLPHDGLRSVNVYALTGDDGLVLIDSGWAIAEARQTLDAALAALDAGLGDVRRFLVTHVHRDHYAMAVAVRREFGTAVSLGEGERPAILALSTPGHRPMSVHWQALVRCGAGEIVDALRARAELVPHDPADWAGPDDWLAGGTDVGLPTRTLRVVATPGHTRGHVVFIDRDEQLMFAGDHVLPHITPAVGFEAVAAALPLGDYLDSLRLVRSLPDQRLLPAHGPVGPSVHARVDELLHHHARRLDHACGLVHDGATAYEIAGRLTWTRRERSFADLDLFNQMLAVAETAAHLDLLVAQGRLKVADADGVRRYDAA; encoded by the coding sequence ATGCGGGTCGAACCCGATGACGTGACCTCGGACTGGACGCGCCCGGGCGTGTTCGAGGTGGCCGCCGGGGTGTACCGCATTCCGCTGCCGTTACCGCACGACGGTCTGCGATCGGTGAACGTTTACGCCCTGACCGGCGACGACGGCCTCGTCCTGATCGACTCCGGCTGGGCCATCGCCGAGGCCCGACAGACGCTGGATGCCGCTCTGGCCGCCCTGGACGCGGGCCTGGGGGACGTACGCCGGTTTCTCGTGACGCACGTGCACCGGGACCACTACGCGATGGCCGTGGCGGTACGGCGCGAGTTCGGCACAGCGGTGAGCCTCGGCGAGGGGGAGCGGCCGGCCATCCTCGCCCTGTCCACGCCCGGGCACCGGCCGATGTCCGTGCACTGGCAGGCGCTGGTGCGATGTGGCGCAGGCGAGATCGTCGACGCGCTCCGCGCGCGGGCCGAGTTGGTGCCCCATGATCCGGCGGACTGGGCGGGGCCGGACGACTGGCTGGCGGGCGGGACGGACGTCGGGTTGCCGACCAGGACGCTCCGGGTGGTGGCGACCCCTGGGCACACCCGTGGTCATGTTGTCTTCATCGACCGCGACGAGCAGCTGATGTTCGCTGGCGACCACGTTCTTCCACACATCACGCCGGCCGTCGGCTTCGAGGCGGTGGCCGCCGCGTTGCCGCTGGGCGACTACCTCGACTCGTTGCGGCTGGTCCGGTCGCTGCCCGACCAACGACTGCTGCCGGCGCACGGCCCGGTGGGCCCGAGCGTCCACGCGCGCGTCGACGAGCTCCTGCACCATCACGCAAGGCGGCTGGACCACGCCTGCGGGCTCGTGCACGACGGGGCGACCGCGTACGAGATCGCTGGTCGGCTGACCTGGACCAGGCGCGAGCGGTCCTTCGCCGACCTCGACCTGTTCAACCAGATGCTCGCTGTGGCCGAGACGGCCGCGCACCTCGACCTGCTCGTGGCGCAGGGGCGGTTGAAGGTCGCCGACGCCGATGGAGTGCGTCGCTACGACGCCGCGTGA
- the ltrA gene encoding group II intron reverse transcriptase/maturase, whose amino-acid sequence MSQSGLTGKSHDIPKRLVWAAWLKVKGNGGAAGADGVTIEQFEERLTDNLYRLWNRMSSGSYFPGPVRAVEIPKKGGTRILGIPNVVDRVVQTAAVLVLEPEVEKVFHDDSYGYRPGRSPVDAVRVCRQRCFKKDWVVDLDVKAFFDSVPWELMLKAVARHAAQPWVMLYVQRWLKAPMLMPDGTLACRTKGTPQGGPISPLIANIFLHYGFDTWMSREFPGVGFERFADDVVVHCVTERQAHQMRQAIDRRFADIGLQVHPDKTRIVYCKDDRRRLDYGQVTFTFCGYAFRPRKTFVRGKSRTGFLPAVAPGKLADMSRKVASWRLHRRTTENLADLAEEINPALRGWLNYFTVFYPSAVNPIGKRVDRHLMRWGKWKYKRLKRSDDRARAWLMGVRQRTPNLFAHWTLRYTT is encoded by the coding sequence GTGAGTCAGTCAGGGTTGACAGGTAAGTCGCACGACATCCCCAAGCGGCTGGTCTGGGCCGCGTGGTTGAAGGTGAAGGGTAACGGCGGAGCGGCCGGGGCCGACGGCGTGACGATCGAACAGTTCGAGGAGCGGTTGACTGACAACCTCTACCGGCTGTGGAACCGCATGTCGTCGGGCAGCTACTTTCCCGGCCCGGTCCGGGCGGTGGAGATCCCCAAGAAGGGTGGAACCAGGATTCTGGGCATACCCAACGTGGTCGACCGGGTGGTGCAGACGGCGGCGGTGCTGGTGCTGGAGCCGGAGGTGGAGAAGGTGTTCCACGACGACTCCTACGGCTATCGTCCCGGACGGTCCCCGGTGGATGCGGTGCGGGTGTGCCGGCAGCGGTGTTTCAAGAAGGACTGGGTCGTCGACCTGGACGTCAAAGCCTTCTTCGATTCGGTGCCGTGGGAGCTGATGCTCAAGGCGGTGGCACGACACGCGGCCCAGCCGTGGGTCATGCTGTATGTGCAGCGCTGGTTGAAGGCGCCGATGCTGATGCCCGACGGAACCTTGGCCTGCCGGACGAAGGGGACACCGCAGGGTGGCCCGATCTCCCCGTTGATCGCCAACATCTTCCTGCACTACGGCTTCGACACCTGGATGTCCCGGGAGTTTCCCGGGGTCGGGTTCGAGCGGTTCGCAGACGATGTGGTGGTCCACTGCGTGACCGAACGTCAGGCGCACCAGATGCGGCAGGCGATCGATCGCCGGTTCGCGGACATCGGGTTGCAGGTGCATCCCGACAAGACGCGCATCGTGTACTGCAAGGACGACCGGCGTCGCCTGGACTACGGCCAGGTGACGTTCACGTTCTGCGGATACGCGTTTCGTCCCCGCAAGACCTTCGTCCGGGGGAAGTCCCGAACGGGGTTCCTGCCAGCGGTGGCTCCGGGGAAGCTGGCCGACATGAGCCGCAAGGTCGCGTCCTGGCGGCTACATCGGCGCACGACCGAAAACCTGGCCGACCTCGCGGAAGAGATCAACCCGGCCCTACGGGGCTGGTTGAACTACTTCACCGTGTTCTACCCGAGCGCGGTGAACCCGATCGGCAAGCGTGTCGACCGCCATCTGATGCGCTGGGGGAAGTGGAAGTACAAGCGACTCAAACGCAGTGACGACCGGGCGCGGGCATGGTTGATGGGAGTCCGACAACGGACACCGAACCTATTCGCTCACTGGACACTGCGGTACACGACCTGA
- a CDS encoding IS3 family transposase, whose translation MNVYPFIEAEKARPDGNVKCSCELLEVSRSAYYQHRAGPSRRERDDADLAARIAQIHADSAGTYGAPRVRAELAAQGRRHSGKRVARLMRGAGLCGRTPKRWRTTTVPDPGAALSADLIRRDFDVAAGRVDTRWCGDITYIHTWEGWLYLATVIDIASRRVVGWATADHLRTDLPAQALSNAIAVRRPTGPVIFHSDRGCQYTSAQYARLADRNGVRLSVGGRGQCWDNAVAESFFATIKTELLDRRAWPTRAAARAAIFEWIEGWYNTRRRHSTLDYMSPAEYEATAYSRRPTSKVA comes from the coding sequence GTGAACGTGTACCCGTTCATCGAGGCGGAGAAGGCGCGGCCCGACGGGAACGTGAAGTGTTCCTGTGAGCTGCTGGAGGTCTCCCGGTCCGCCTACTACCAGCACCGTGCCGGGCCGTCGCGGCGGGAACGCGACGACGCAGACCTCGCCGCCCGCATCGCGCAGATCCACGCCGACTCGGCCGGCACCTACGGCGCACCCCGGGTCCGCGCCGAACTCGCCGCCCAGGGGCGGCGGCACTCCGGCAAGCGGGTCGCCCGGCTGATGCGGGGCGCCGGGTTGTGCGGCCGCACGCCGAAGCGGTGGCGCACCACGACCGTGCCCGACCCGGGGGCGGCGTTGTCGGCGGACCTGATCCGCCGGGACTTCGACGTCGCCGCCGGCCGGGTCGACACCCGCTGGTGCGGCGACATCACCTACATCCACACGTGGGAGGGCTGGCTGTACCTCGCCACCGTCATCGACATCGCCTCACGCCGGGTTGTGGGCTGGGCGACCGCCGACCACCTACGGACCGATCTGCCCGCTCAGGCGTTGTCCAACGCGATCGCCGTCCGACGCCCGACCGGGCCGGTGATCTTCCACAGCGACCGGGGTTGCCAGTACACGAGTGCGCAGTACGCCCGGCTGGCCGACCGCAACGGGGTGCGGTTGTCGGTCGGTGGGCGGGGTCAGTGCTGGGACAACGCCGTCGCGGAGTCGTTCTTCGCCACGATCAAGACCGAACTGCTCGACCGGAGGGCGTGGCCGACCCGGGCCGCCGCCCGTGCGGCGATCTTCGAGTGGATCGAGGGGTGGTACAACACCCGCCGCCGCCATTCCACCCTGGACTACATGAGCCCGGCCGAGTATGAGGCGACGGCCTATTCCCGCAGGCCAACGAGCAAGGTAGCGTGA
- a CDS encoding transposase family protein: protein MIAYRGMVDVPRELVRHLARLLAAERRARGTRRGTRAFTCFYQALLVLIWFRKAEDKTLLGTGFGVSRATAYRSVAEGVAVLAAQAPDLHEALQQVADDGWSYVILDGKQFDRDCDRVAETALSVKGDTIDVWYSGKHRDVGATHPSDHATDGLPTWTSDAMPGHLHDLTCAQQQGITAALNRSAAELNLPALSDAGYDGAGHGIKTPVKQPNDGRRLAPDNRTTNRLLRGLRWHGERGFAILHGRWKSLHHTTSGPRGIGDIVAAALHLTHVEYRHLPEGR from the coding sequence GTGATTGCCTATCGTGGCATGGTCGACGTGCCCAGGGAACTGGTGCGCCACCTCGCCCGCCTGCTCGCCGCCGAGCGCCGTGCCCGGGGCACTCGACGCGGGACACGGGCGTTTACCTGCTTCTACCAGGCGTTGCTGGTGCTGATCTGGTTCCGCAAGGCCGAGGACAAGACGCTGCTGGGTACCGGGTTCGGCGTCTCGCGGGCCACCGCGTACCGATCCGTGGCCGAGGGCGTAGCGGTCCTCGCCGCGCAGGCACCCGATCTGCACGAGGCGTTGCAGCAGGTCGCCGACGACGGCTGGTCGTACGTGATCCTGGACGGCAAGCAGTTCGACCGCGACTGCGACCGCGTCGCGGAGACTGCGCTCAGCGTCAAGGGCGACACCATCGACGTGTGGTATTCCGGAAAGCACCGCGACGTCGGCGCGACCCATCCAAGCGATCATGCGACGGACGGACTGCCGACATGGACCTCCGACGCGATGCCGGGGCATCTGCACGACCTGACCTGCGCCCAGCAGCAGGGCATCACCGCCGCGCTGAATCGGTCCGCCGCCGAACTCAACCTGCCCGCCCTCTCCGACGCCGGCTACGACGGCGCAGGCCACGGCATCAAGACCCCGGTCAAGCAACCCAACGACGGCCGGCGGCTCGCCCCCGACAACCGCACCACCAACCGGCTGCTCCGCGGCCTGCGCTGGCACGGCGAACGCGGCTTCGCCATCCTCCACGGACGCTGGAAATCGCTACACCACACCACCAGCGGTCCCCGCGGAATCGGCGACATCGTCGCCGCGGCTCTACACCTGACCCACGTCGAATACCGACACCTACCCGAAGGTCGCTGA
- a CDS encoding transposase family protein, with translation MTGLPTDRLADLIGRVREIVGDEWEKPPVGRPHVLPLATAVIAVLFGLRHNMPDEVLGEVFGCSQATITRYHQILQPILRWVTRPEVDQRLEQTRRDGVLVDGFVAPVGERESYHGLFSGKKHLSGQNVQVIANLDGRVADVGEPVNGARHDAAAFFISGIAERWASHLTDGPGMIGDGGYQGTGPITPHKKPPGGELTAQQKAYNYSVNRLRAAVERAISHLKNWKILKTGYHRIMTDFPDVLRTATALEIFRTAAPGF, from the coding sequence ATGACAGGACTCCCGACCGACCGGCTCGCTGACCTGATCGGCCGGGTTCGCGAGATCGTGGGCGATGAGTGGGAGAAGCCGCCGGTCGGGCGTCCGCACGTGTTGCCGCTGGCCACGGCGGTGATCGCGGTGCTGTTCGGACTCCGGCACAACATGCCCGACGAGGTCCTCGGCGAGGTGTTCGGCTGTTCGCAGGCCACGATCACCCGCTATCACCAGATCCTGCAGCCGATCCTGCGCTGGGTCACCCGTCCTGAGGTCGACCAGCGCCTGGAGCAGACCCGCCGTGACGGTGTGCTGGTTGACGGGTTCGTCGCCCCGGTCGGCGAACGCGAGTCCTACCACGGACTGTTCTCCGGCAAGAAACACCTGTCAGGGCAGAACGTGCAGGTCATCGCCAACCTCGATGGCCGCGTCGCCGACGTCGGCGAACCCGTCAACGGCGCCCGCCACGACGCGGCGGCGTTCTTCATCTCCGGCATCGCCGAACGCTGGGCCAGCCACCTCACCGACGGACCAGGCATGATCGGCGACGGCGGCTACCAGGGCACCGGCCCGATCACCCCGCACAAGAAACCACCCGGTGGGGAACTGACCGCCCAGCAAAAGGCGTACAACTACAGCGTCAACCGGCTCCGCGCCGCCGTCGAACGCGCCATCAGTCATCTGAAGAACTGGAAGATCCTCAAGACCGGCTACCACCGGATCATGACCGACTTCCCCGACGTGTTACGCACCGCCACCGCCCTGGAGATCTTCAGAACCGCCGCACCCGGGTTTTGA
- a CDS encoding MoaD/ThiS family protein, with product MIRVVLPAHLKNLAHVTGEIRVEVAGPPTQRTVLEALETAYPMLLGTIRDRHSGERRPFVRFYACELDLSHESPDSPLPEEVVAGKEPFIVLGAMAGG from the coding sequence GTGATCCGGGTCGTGCTGCCGGCCCACCTGAAGAACCTGGCGCACGTCACCGGCGAGATCCGCGTCGAGGTGGCCGGGCCGCCCACCCAGCGCACGGTGCTCGAGGCGCTGGAGACCGCCTACCCGATGCTGCTGGGCACGATCCGTGACCGGCACAGCGGCGAGCGCCGCCCGTTCGTCCGCTTCTACGCCTGCGAGTTGGACCTGTCCCACGAGTCGCCGGACTCGCCGCTGCCCGAGGAGGTGGTCGCCGGCAAGGAGCCGTTCATCGTGCTGGGCGCGATGGCCGGCGGCTGA
- a CDS encoding exo-alpha-sialidase, whose amino-acid sequence MTSTRVLVGTRKGAFILTSDGRRADWTVDGPHFGGWEVYHLTGSPVEPDRLYASQSGGWFGQLIQRSDDGGRSWTTVGNDFAYTGDVGEHLWYDGTPRPWEFKRIWHLEPSRHGVDEVYAGGEDAALYHSADGGQNWSELTGLRQHPTGPSWQPGAGGMCLHTIILDPADRDRIYVAISAAGAFRSDDSGASWLPINKGLRSGEIPDQDSEVGHCVHRLAQHPSRPDTLFMQKHWDVMRTDDAGANWREVSGNLPTDFGFPIAVHAHEPETIYVVPITSDSLHYPPEGKLRVYRSRTGGEQWEPLTNGLPQSHCYVNVLRDAMAVDTHEECGIYFGTTGGQVYHSADGGDNWAPIVRDLPAVLSVEVQVLP is encoded by the coding sequence GTGACATCAACACGAGTACTTGTCGGCACGCGCAAGGGCGCGTTCATCCTGACCTCGGACGGCCGGCGCGCCGACTGGACGGTCGACGGGCCGCACTTCGGCGGCTGGGAGGTCTATCACCTGACCGGCTCCCCGGTCGAGCCGGACCGGCTCTACGCGTCCCAGTCCGGCGGCTGGTTCGGGCAGCTCATCCAGCGCTCGGACGACGGCGGCCGGAGCTGGACGACGGTGGGCAACGACTTCGCCTACACCGGCGACGTCGGTGAGCACCTCTGGTACGACGGCACCCCCCGGCCGTGGGAGTTCAAGCGGATCTGGCACCTCGAACCGTCCCGGCACGGCGTGGACGAGGTCTACGCGGGCGGTGAGGACGCCGCCCTCTACCATTCCGCCGACGGTGGCCAGAATTGGTCCGAGCTGACCGGGTTGCGCCAGCATCCGACCGGTCCGAGCTGGCAGCCCGGCGCCGGCGGGATGTGCCTGCACACCATCATCCTCGACCCGGCTGACCGGGACCGGATCTACGTGGCGATCTCGGCGGCCGGGGCGTTCCGCAGCGACGACAGCGGCGCGAGCTGGCTGCCGATCAACAAGGGGCTGCGCTCGGGGGAGATCCCCGACCAGGATTCCGAGGTCGGGCACTGCGTGCACCGCCTGGCCCAGCACCCGTCCCGGCCGGACACGCTGTTCATGCAGAAGCACTGGGACGTGATGCGCACCGACGACGCCGGGGCGAACTGGCGGGAGGTCAGCGGCAACCTGCCGACCGACTTCGGCTTCCCGATCGCGGTGCATGCGCACGAGCCGGAGACGATCTACGTGGTTCCGATCACCAGCGACTCGCTGCACTACCCCCCCGAGGGCAAGCTGCGCGTCTACCGCAGCCGCACCGGCGGCGAGCAGTGGGAGCCGCTGACCAACGGGCTGCCGCAGTCGCACTGCTACGTCAACGTGCTGCGCGACGCGATGGCCGTCGACACGCACGAGGAGTGCGGGATCTACTTCGGCACCACCGGCGGGCAGGTCTACCACTCGGCCGACGGCGGCGACAACTGGGCGCCGATCGTGCGCGACCTGCCCGCGGTGCTCTCCGTCGAGGTCCAGGTGCTGCCGTGA
- a CDS encoding ASCH domain-containing protein, whose protein sequence is MTAAELPAFEFAFPGPLRDQLVAAVLDGTKTSTTGLLQDYEIDGEPLPEVGTRFAVIDSADRTVAVIELVEVRVARIGDIDLDHAWDEGEEYASVAAWRAGHEDYWHGDDYRGWLGDPTFTIDDDTPAVLERFRLVETR, encoded by the coding sequence ATGACCGCAGCCGAGCTACCCGCGTTCGAGTTCGCCTTCCCCGGTCCGCTGCGCGACCAACTGGTCGCCGCCGTGCTCGACGGCACCAAGACCAGCACCACCGGGCTGCTCCAGGACTACGAGATCGACGGCGAGCCGCTGCCGGAGGTCGGCACCCGGTTCGCGGTGATCGACTCCGCCGACCGGACGGTGGCCGTGATCGAGCTGGTCGAGGTACGCGTCGCCCGGATCGGCGACATCGACCTGGACCACGCCTGGGACGAGGGCGAGGAGTACGCGTCGGTCGCCGCCTGGCGCGCCGGTCACGAGGATTACTGGCACGGCGACGACTACCGGGGATGGCTCGGCGATCCGACGTTCACGATCGACGACGACACGCCGGCCGTGCTGGAGCGTTTCCGGCTCGTCGAGACGCGGTGA
- a CDS encoding glycosyltransferase family 8 protein has translation MDLTLTFDNAYAAHAAVVMSTVAESNPGEELRYWLVAADDVPASARTTLTRVAGPNATVEFLRVDAAQVNLSKDSDPLMAYLSPAMYLRLLVPAALPADVHRLLYLDCDTMCLNSLRPLFEVDMGGVPLGGVRDPFNRRLLHMGGIPGLADYDHLDPYAHYFNSGVLLIDVPRWKECEVTEVSLNYLRRHAHESRYPDQDALNCAVHGNWLRLPYWWNDLMAWRREPVFGGKLTDSSIIHTAGPVKPWQPGFPQGARRDLYWQHRRRSGGGLGSTLRR, from the coding sequence GTGGACCTCACCCTGACCTTTGACAACGCGTACGCGGCGCACGCCGCGGTCGTCATGTCGACAGTCGCCGAGTCGAACCCGGGCGAGGAGCTCCGGTACTGGCTGGTCGCCGCCGACGACGTGCCGGCGAGCGCCCGTACCACGCTCACCCGCGTCGCCGGGCCGAACGCCACAGTGGAGTTCCTTCGGGTGGACGCCGCCCAGGTGAACCTGTCCAAGGACAGCGACCCGCTGATGGCGTACCTGTCGCCGGCGATGTACCTGCGGCTGCTGGTCCCGGCGGCGCTGCCGGCGGACGTGCACCGGTTGCTCTACCTGGACTGCGACACCATGTGCCTGAACAGCCTGCGGCCGCTGTTCGAGGTGGACATGGGCGGGGTGCCGCTCGGCGGGGTGCGGGACCCGTTCAACCGCCGGCTGCTGCACATGGGCGGCATCCCGGGTCTGGCCGACTACGACCACCTCGACCCGTACGCGCACTACTTCAACTCCGGCGTGCTGCTGATCGACGTGCCGCGCTGGAAGGAGTGCGAGGTGACCGAGGTGTCGCTGAACTACCTGCGCCGGCACGCACACGAGTCCCGCTACCCGGACCAGGACGCGCTCAACTGCGCGGTGCACGGCAACTGGCTGCGGCTGCCGTACTGGTGGAACGACCTGATGGCCTGGCGGCGGGAGCCGGTGTTCGGCGGCAAGCTCACCGACTCGTCGATCATCCACACCGCCGGCCCGGTCAAGCCGTGGCAGCCCGGCTTCCCGCAGGGCGCCCGGCGCGACCTCTACTGGCAGCACCGACGACGCAGCGGCGGCGGCCTCGGGTCGACGCTGCGCCGCTGA
- a CDS encoding DUF5988 family protein → MESKIKVRHYGGYEHFERDPAGVVDGAPAVFRWTGRTRIAE, encoded by the coding sequence GTGGAATCCAAGATCAAGGTACGGCACTACGGAGGCTACGAGCACTTCGAGCGGGATCCGGCCGGCGTCGTCGACGGCGCGCCGGCGGTGTTTCGCTGGACCGGCCGTACCCGTATCGCGGAGTGA
- a CDS encoding ABC transporter permease produces MGVAGAVVTALGVRLLLDQPAPANVPGFVLAFLLGVACLFAIGLLIAALAPSARSAQSIGPTLFFPLLFLAGAWLPRDQMPTGLARVGEYSPLGATVDTISAAWAGQNPAVSQLLVLAGTAVLGCLLATRLFRWE; encoded by the coding sequence ATGGGTGTGGCCGGCGCGGTGGTCACCGCGCTCGGCGTACGCCTGCTGCTGGACCAGCCGGCGCCGGCCAACGTGCCCGGTTTCGTGCTGGCGTTCCTGCTCGGGGTGGCCTGCCTGTTCGCGATCGGCCTGCTCATCGCCGCGCTCGCCCCGTCGGCGCGGTCGGCGCAGTCCATCGGTCCGACGCTGTTCTTCCCGCTGCTGTTCCTGGCCGGGGCGTGGCTGCCGCGCGACCAGATGCCCACCGGGCTGGCCCGCGTCGGGGAATACTCGCCGCTCGGCGCCACCGTGGACACCATCTCCGCGGCGTGGGCGGGGCAGAACCCGGCCGTGTCGCAGCTGCTCGTGCTGGCCGGCACCGCCGTCCTGGGCTGCCTGCTCGCCACCCGCCTCTTCCGTTGGGAGTAG